The region CGCGTCGGCCCGCACCATCGCGGCGTCGTGGGGCGCGTCGCCGGCACGGTGGAGGGCTTTGCCTATTCGCCGGCGCTGAAGGCCGCCGGCCTGACCTGGACGCCCGACCTGCTGGACCGCTGGCTGACCAAACCGGCTGCGCTGGTGCCCGGCACAAGGATGGTTTTTCGCGTCGCCGACCCGGCCGACCGGGCCGACATCATCGCCTATCTGGAAAGCCTGAAATGACCGCGTGGATTGGTACCGACCGGCGAGTCGCGCGATCAAGCAGGAACATATGTCAGCCTGATCACGCCCTCGCCAACGTGATCGGTGGCAACCAGGCGGAGCGGTGGCCGCGGGCCGGCGAAGAATGGCTTGCCGCGACCAAGCACGACGGGGTGGAAGTAGAGCCGATACTCATCAATCAGGCCAAGGTCGGTCAGGCTTCGCGCCAAGTCTGGCCCGGAAACGGCCATCTCCCCGACGAGCCGAGCCTTCAGGCCACGTATCACCGCCTCGATGTCATCCTCGACAAGGGTGGCGTTGGGCCGACTGACTTCAGTGAGCGCGACACGACCCATTTCGGTTGGCGCCGCCACGCCACCGCGAACTCGCGTTGCGCCGCATTCCACTCAGGACGGTCTTCGTCCCAATAGCGCATGATCTCGTACATGCGGCGACCGTATACGCTGCCCGCCAGGTCGCGCACGTGATCCGTCCAGTGACGAAAGAGCGTGGGGCCGGTCGCCATTTCCATGTAGTCGACGTAGCCGTCCAGGGACTGGTTCATGCCAAAGACGAGCGTCGCCATGCCGCAAAACCTCCACCGCCACTAGGCGGCTTCAAGCCGTGCCTTCAGCTTCTTCAGGCCGCCCCGATGACCGAGCGCACCAGCAGTTCGGTGGCCGCCCCGGTGAAGGGGATGCGCGGGTCGAATTCGATGCGGTAGTCGATCTCGGTGCCGCCGCCGGCGGCATCGGTCAGGCGGATCCGCCCCAGGTGGTTCTTGATCGGGCTGCCCTCGATCACCGTGTATTCGACATATTCGCCGGGGATGTAGCCGGTGACCTTCTCGTCGGTATAGCTGACCCCGAAGGATACCCGGCGGACCGAGCCCGTGCCGTTGACCCCGCCGGGGCCGCTGCCGTCGATGATGCGCCGGGTCTTGCCGGGCAGCAGCGAGCCGAACTTGTCGTGATCGCCGAGCCAGGCGAAAACCACCTCGCGCGGCGCCTTCACGGTCTTGGTCAGGTGAATGTTCCGGCTGGCCATCATGCCCCTCGTTTCCTTGATCCCTTGGGGCGCGAGGATCGGGCAAACCCCGGGGGCCGTCCATGTCCGGATGGAGTAGAGGGGCTAATTTCCGCCTTCCAGACCCGCCGTCATCCCGGCGAAGGCCGGGATGACGCTTGTGAGTCTGGACGGTTACAGCAACCCTTCCAGCACGCGGTCGGGCGGGCGGTGGCCGTCGACGAAGGTCTTGATGTTGATGATCACCTTCTCGCCCATGTCGAGGCGGCCCTCGATGGTGGCCGAGCCCATGTGCGGCAGCAGCACGACATTGTCGAGGGCGACCAGCTTGGGGTTCACCGCCGGCTCGTGCTCGAACACGTCGAGGCCGGCACCGGCCAGCTCGCCGGCGACCAGCATGCGGGTCAGGGCATTTTCGTCGACCACTTCGCCACGCGCGGTGTTCACCAGGATCGCGTGCTTCTGCAACAGCTTGAGCCGCCGCGCCGAAAGCAGGTGATAGGTCGCCGGCGTGTGCGGGCAATTGACCGAGATGATGTCCATCCGGGCCATCATCTGGTCGAGGCTTTCCCAATAGGTCGCCTCGAGCTCCTGCTCGACCTCGTCGGCCACCCTGTTGCGATTGTGATAGTGGATCGACATGCCGAAAGCGCGCGCCCGGCGCGCGACCGCCGTGCCGATGCGGCCCATGCCGACGATCCCCAAGCGCTTGCCCCAGATGCGGCGGCCCAGCATCCAGGTGGGCGACCAGCCGCTCCACTCGCCCGAGCGGACCACCCGCTCGCCCTCGGCCAGGCGGCGCGAGGTGGACAGAATCAGGGCGATGGTCATGTCGGCGGTGTCTTCGGTCAGCACGCCGGGGGTGTTGGTGACGGTGATGCCGCGCTGGCGGGCGGCAGCCAGGTCGATGTGGTCGACGCCGGTGCCGAAATTGGCGATCAGGCGCAGATTGGGGTTGGCATGGGCGAGGATGCGGCCGTCGATACGGTCGGTCACGGTCGGCACCAGGATCTCGGCCGTCTTCACCGCCTCGATCAATTCGGCCTGGGACATCGGATGATCGTCGGGATTGAGCTTGGTATTGAACAACTCCATCATCCGCGTCTCGATCGCTTCGGGCAGTTTTCTCGTCACGATCACGAGCGGCTTTTTGGTCGACATCGTCCTCTCCCTGGGCGGCGGATTTCAAGGCTTCCGCGGCGCGGCAGGCCCTTACCTAGC is a window of Oleomonas cavernae DNA encoding:
- a CDS encoding c-type cytochrome: MGCPAGPGIPHLAMRHLLLIIAALGLARPALAADLAHGEVLYNARCGACHSPDADRVGPHHRGVVGRVAGTVEGFAYSPALKAAGLTWTPDLLDRWLTKPAALVPGTRMVFRVADPADRADIIAYLESLK
- a CDS encoding dihydrofolate reductase family protein codes for the protein MGRVALTEVSRPNATLVEDDIEAVIRGLKARLVGEMAVSGPDLARSLTDLGLIDEYRLYFHPVVLGRGKPFFAGPRPPLRLVATDHVGEGVIRLTYVPA
- a CDS encoding SRPBCC family protein; this translates as MMASRNIHLTKTVKAPREVVFAWLGDHDKFGSLLPGKTRRIIDGSGPGGVNGTGSVRRVSFGVSYTDEKVTGYIPGEYVEYTVIEGSPIKNHLGRIRLTDAAGGGTEIDYRIEFDPRIPFTGAATELLVRSVIGAA
- a CDS encoding 2-hydroxyacid dehydrogenase, with amino-acid sequence MSTKKPLVIVTRKLPEAIETRMMELFNTKLNPDDHPMSQAELIEAVKTAEILVPTVTDRIDGRILAHANPNLRLIANFGTGVDHIDLAAARQRGITVTNTPGVLTEDTADMTIALILSTSRRLAEGERVVRSGEWSGWSPTWMLGRRIWGKRLGIVGMGRIGTAVARRARAFGMSIHYHNRNRVADEVEQELEATYWESLDQMMARMDIISVNCPHTPATYHLLSARRLKLLQKHAILVNTARGEVVDENALTRMLVAGELAGAGLDVFEHEPAVNPKLVALDNVVLLPHMGSATIEGRLDMGEKVIINIKTFVDGHRPPDRVLEGLL